The proteins below come from a single Miscanthus floridulus cultivar M001 chromosome 1, ASM1932011v1, whole genome shotgun sequence genomic window:
- the LOC136457879 gene encoding uncharacterized protein At4g28440-like has protein sequence MAADSGARRQPTFTKVDQLRPGTHGHNLIVKVVDSKMVVQRGREGGPQGRQMRIAECLVGDETGIIVFTARNDQVDLMKPGTTVELRNAKIDMFKGSMRLAVDKWGIVKAAESSAEFTVKEDNNLSLIEFELVTVVE, from the exons ATGGCGGCAGACTCTGGCGCTCGCAGGCAGCCAACCTTCACCAAGGTCGATCAGCTGCGCCCTGGAACCCACGGCCACAACCTCATCGTCAAGGTTGTTGACTCCAAGATGGTCGTCCAGAGAGGCCGCGAGGGAGGGCCCCAGGGAAGGCAGATGAGGATTGCCGAGTGCTTGGTTGGCGATGAAACCGGCATCATTGTCTTCACTGCAAGAAACGATCAAG TGGATTTAATGAAGCCTGGAACAACTGTTGAACTGAGGAATGCAAAGATTGACATGTTCAAGGGTTCAATGCGGCTTGCAGTGGACAAGTGGGGAATTGTGAAAGCTGCTGAAAGCTCAGCTGAGTTCACAGTCAAGGAGGACAACAACCTGTCCTTAATTGAGTTTGAGCTGGTGACCGTGGTGGAGTGA